AGTACAAATGTGACGGATCGAGGTTCAATCCAAAAGAATCTGGGGTGATCCTGAATATTTCTCTCCAGAGCTCCGGTGCATAGAAGATGTTTCCTATCTTCTCTTCTGCCTGCCAGCCCACCATGGGGCAGTTCTCTATCATGAGCTTAACGTTCTTGCTCTCGGCGTAGGCTATCAACGGTTTGAAAACCTTTTCGAACTCTTTCAGGTTCTCTTCCACGCTCTTGGTTATGTCCCTTCCTATGAACGTTCCAACGAGCTCAACCCCCAGCAGATTGGCCGCATCGATGACTTTCTTGAGATGCTCGTTTATAGCCTTTCTCTTCTCGGGGTTCGCATCGAGGTTGTTGTCGTAATAAGCCAGAGAAGAGATGATCAAGCCATGCTTTTCCAGAAATGCTTTGATCCTTTCTGCTTCTTTCCTGTCGAACTTATCAACATCGATCGTGGTGGAAGAAAAGTCCCTCTCGTTCACCAAAGGCCAGGCGGCAACTTCTAGAGCTTCAAAACCAGCGCTCGCGGCCCACTCAACGATTTCATCGAATTTCGTGTTGCCCAGCGCGACCGTCAGGAAACCGATCTTCATCGGGTCACCTCCAATGAAGAGGCGGGCGAGAGCCCGCCTCAACTTTTCAGAACACCGAATCTGGGAAGTAGTAATCCTTCGCGTTCTGCCTGGTGACAGTCTCGGTTGAGAGTATGATCTTTCTCGGTATTCCTTTCTGGTAGAAACCGTTCAAAGATTCGCCTTTGAGCGCCATGACCGCGAGGTTGATCGCCGTGGCGATCATGTTGGGTGGGTAGGTGAAGTCAACCTCGATGAGCGGATGGCCATCCATGATCATCTTAACTATGTTCTTCTCGCACGCACCACCGACCAGGATGATGTTCTTGTCCCTGCCAGCCTGCCTGAGTGCGATCAGAACTCCGTGCAGCATGTCGTCGTCACCTGTCCAGACGGCGTCGATCTGCGGGAACTTGGTGAGCAACGTCTGCATGACCTCGAACGCCTTCTCTCTGGACCAGTAGCCGGGCTGTTCTGCGATGATCTTCAGATCTGGATACGGTGCGATGGCGTCCTTGAACGCTTTCACTCTCTCATCGTCGATCGTGGACGGAATACCCCTTATGACGACGATGTTACCTTTGCCCTTGAGTTTCTCTGCGATGTACTTTCCTGCGAGATAGCCGTACATGTAGTTGTCGCCGGCGATGTAAACGTTGTACTCTTCAGACGTGATGCCTCTGTCAA
Above is a window of Thermotoga sp. Ku-13t DNA encoding:
- a CDS encoding sugar phosphate isomerase/epimerase; translated protein: MKIGFLTVALGNTKFDEIVEWAASAGFEALEVAAWPLVNERDFSSTTIDVDKFDRKEAERIKAFLEKHGLIISSLAYYDNNLDANPEKRKAINEHLKKVIDAANLLGVELVGTFIGRDITKSVEENLKEFEKVFKPLIAYAESKNVKLMIENCPMVGWQAEEKIGNIFYAPELWREIFRITPDSFGLNLDPSHLYWLGVDYLKVVEEFADRIFHVHAKDVEIKRNMLHEQSIFGHFGTNAHGKSWWIYRMPGLGEIDWSSFLLNLKKAGYDFVISIEHEDPIWAGSLEKAKKGLIMGLQFLKKLV
- a CDS encoding substrate-binding domain-containing protein, which encodes MRKLLLVLMVAVALVSFAAKYRIGVAIPAADHGWTGGMVWWAQYAIKQYQNDPDVEFYLVTAREPSEQIAQVQALLARGIDALVINPYESAPLTPICVQAFRQGVYTVIVDRGITSEEYNVYIAGDNYMYGYLAGKYIAEKLKGKGNIVVIRGIPSTIDDERVKAFKDAIAPYPDLKIIAEQPGYWSREKAFEVMQTLLTKFPQIDAVWTGDDDMLHGVLIALRQAGRDKNIILVGGACEKNIVKMIMDGHPLIEVDFTYPPNMIATAINLAVMALKGESLNGFYQKGIPRKIILSTETVTRQNAKDYYFPDSVF